The Abyssibacter profundi region CGTCCTGGGCACTGCGCGTGAGCCGGGAGTACAGCGGCAACACCTCGGCCCCGCTGAACCGGCTGTGCGCCAACGCCCGGGACAGATGCTGGTCGGCGTCACGAATGTCGCGCTCGCCGGGCAGAAACACCAGGATGTCGCCAGCCGCCTCACGCCAGAGCTGCTGCGCCGTCTGCCAGATTGCCTCCGGCAAGTCGTCTTCACGGTCGGGCGGGTCGTAGCGAATCTCGACCGGGTAGGTGCGGCCCTCGACCGCGACGATGGGCGCGTCGTCGAAGAACTTGCTCAGTCGCTCCGGGTCGATGGTGGCCGAAGTGATGATCAGCTTGAGATCAGGCCGCTTGGGCAGCATTCGCTTGAGATAGCCCAGCAGAAAGTCGATGTTGAGGCTGCGTTCGTGCGCCTCATCGACAATGATCGCCTCGTACCGATTGAGAAAACGGTCGCGCCGCGTCTCCGCCAGCAGAATGCCGTCGGTCATCAGCTTGACCTGCGTGGCGTCCGACACCGCATCATCGAAGCGGGTCTGGAAGCCAACGAGTTCGCCCGTGCGCTGCCCGACCTCCTCGGCGATACGCTGCGCCACGCTGCGTGCCGCGAGCCTGCGCGGCTGGGTGTGGCCGATCAGACCAGCAGCGCCATAGCCCATGTCCAGCAGAATCTTGGGCAGCTGCGTGGTCTTGCCCGAGCCGGTGTCACCGGTGACAACCACCACCTGGTGATCAGCAATGGCCGCGCGGATGTCATCCGCCCGCTCGGTCACCGGCAGGCCAGGCATGAGCTGGATCACGGGACGGGCCGCGGCCCGCGCCGCCACCTTTCCGGCCGAGGACTGGATTTTCGCTGTGGCGGCCGCGCGGGCTTCCGGCGTTTTGGCCCGGCGCAGCTTACGCTGCAGGCGGTGTCGTGAGCGCGTTTCGACGGTTGACCAGTCGATGGCTATAGCGTTTTCGGACATGCAGTGTGGACGCAGTGGGCGTCGGGGGAGGCCGGAGTTTACTGGTTTAGTGACCTGTAAGTAGCGGGGCCTCAGTCCTGGCGCTCTAACCTGGGCTACCCAATGGACCTGTCAGAGCGGGCTTTGAATAGCACCTCAAGAAGACGGATCGTTACCTCTGCTTGTCGATGGCCTTGGAGATTTCACCAGCTTCAGTGAAGTGTTCGCGAGAACGGGGTAAAAGCCTAAAGAATGACGCTGCGCTAAGCGTTTTACGTACGGTATGACCTAAGCTGCCCCTCCCATGTAGATGGGCTTTAATCCTGTGATCAGATCAGCCTGAATAGGGGCGACAGCTTCATTGACTGATCTGACACCCATGTCATGGCCGACTTGGGTGCGGATCGGTCTGGGTCCAGCGGCTTCTACCAGCCCAACAATTTTTGTCGCGACATTATTGGCGTCAGTTTCCGGACTACCTTGCTCGAACATGGCCTGAAACATATTAAGTAGATGGTCCCGCCCTTCACCCATTAGCCCATAGCTGTCGACGCAATGCTTATCGGCTGGGGGTGGGGCCGTCTTCACAAGATCGGTGCCATGACCACTTGGCTCGATCAGAACCGATTCGATGCCAAAAGGTTCAAGCTCATAATGAAGAGCTTCGCAGTAAGCCTCCATAGCCCACTTGCTAGAGCAATAAATCCCAAAGAACGGCATCGCGAAACGGCCGGCCGCGGAACTGAGGTTGATGAGCAGCCCCGACCTTCTTCGTCGCATGTAGGGAAGTGTCGCGCGGCTTGTGCGCATAATGCCGAACAGGTTGACATTAAAGTATTGTTGAGCTTGTTCGATCGTGTAGGCTTCTGTCAGTCCGGTGGGCATAACGCCGGCGTTATTCACCAATACATCGAGTGGGCGCAGTTTTTCAATCTCTTCAATTGCTTCTTCAACCGAACTGTCTTCGGTGACATCCATCTCAATCGGTTGGATTGAGAGGTTATTTGCGTTAGCCTATTTCTGGATCTCTTCTGCGATAGGTTTGTTATGGCCTCGAACTTCGCGCATAGAGGCGTAAACGTGATGTCCGCGTTCAGCTAGTGCCTTGGTGGCGAGAAGTCCGATGCCTCGGCTGGCACCTGTAATAAGAATGTTCTTTCGAGTGGGCATAATCTAGATCACCTCATTGAATGTTGTCTTGACAAAAAGTCGAAGCGGCTCGCCATTTCCGACAGCTTTCATTCGTGTGAGCGCGCCGCTCCAAGAATTGAGGAGCCAATCACCGGCCTCTGCATCGCTGAGGTGTTCAAGGCCGAGTTCTGATTTATCCATCCCCTTAATACAAGAGGCGATCTGTGTACAGAGTGCATGCCAATGCTTCTTGAGCAATGCCCGAAAAGCTGGAGTCTGATCGGCGAGCTCCGTAGAGAGGTTGCACATGAGACAGCCATGAGAGAACCCTCTGGCCTCGAAGTCTTTGTAGGCCAATCGGAAGAAGGTGATCAGTCTTTCGAAAGGTGGCTGCGTTGAGTTCTGAAGTACATGCTTTGCGGTCTGTAGCTGCTGGTCGTGGTAGTGATTGGCTACTTCGAGGCCAAATTCCTCTTTGCTCTGAAAATAGTGATAGAAGGAACCCTTGGGGACGCCGCTTGCCCTTAGTACATCATTGATGCCGACACTCTCATAACTACCGGCTCGGATTAGATTCATGCCGACATTCAGTAATTTGGAGCGCGTGTCATGGTAGGCCTCTTGGTTTCTAATGCGTGCCATCGTGGTGCTGCCTCAGGTTGACAGGTCTCGGATGATCGAGGCCTGGTTGTGCGGATGTTTCTGTCTGTTACGACTGCTGGCGATTTATGCGAGCGGTTGAGGCCTTATGCCTCGTTTTTTTGGGGGGATTGCCGATGGCATCGCCGGACTTCTCGTTCATGCGCCTGATCCAGGTCCCGCTCGTCACTGAATTGATGGTTGACCAGAATACGGGCAACGCGCCTGTTACATCGTTCGACGATGCCATTTGTTTGCGGATGCTTCATCGGAGTTAACCGGTTGTCGATACGAATCGCTAAATAGGGCTAGTCGAAGGGAGGTGAACTGTGTTGCCGCCGTTGTTATGTGTGACTCGGTGGTATTACGTCTGCGTTGTGAAACGGTCGGGCGGTAACGGCACCTCAGCGCCGGAGCATAGGCCGTTGAGGCCTGGGCGACCGAGCCGACAGCGCGCTTTGCGTTGGCGTCCTCATCGAAGGGGGTCAAAATGCGCTGCCCCCGGCCGGTCTGTTTGAGCCGCTAGAAATTCGTCTCCGTGACGGAACCAGGATGGACGATGGTGGGGCGTGTAACTGTGAGTGCACTTAGGCCTGATCCGGCGTTCTACGAGAGGTTGTGCTGCATACAGTAGACCGGTCTCTTATTTATTGTCAACCTGCTTCTCCGGCCGACGCAGCAAGCCACTTTGTCACACATTGACATGTCGGTCCGTCTAACCCATTGGAACGACAGAATATGGGATACCGCGTTATATGAATGATGCTCTTGGAGTACTGATTGAAGGCGCGAAGGATGGCGACGCCGTCGCTTTGGAGGCTGTAGTACGGGAGGTTCAAGACAAGGTTTATCGCCTGGCTATTCGGATGCTTGCGAACCCGGATGACGCTCTCGAAGCAACGCAGGAAGTCTTGATAACGGTTATCACGAAATTGTCCACATTCGAAGGTCGAAGCTCATTTGATACATGGGTCTACAGAGTTGCTGTCAACTATCTCCTCGATGAAAAGAAAGCGCAGGTAAAAAGGGCTTGCTTAAGCTTTGAGGAGTTTCGGGAAGACTTGCATTCTGATTTGGTAAGCGATCCCACGCCCTCGGATGAAGAAGGCTTATTGCTCAGTGAGTTGCGGATTTCCTGCACAATGGCAATGTTATTGTGTCTTGATCTCAAGCATCGGATTGCCTACGTGCTGGGTGATGTGTTCGAGTTCGATCATTCTGAGGCAGCGGAGATTTTATCAATCTCCAAGGTGAATTTTCGTCAACGCCTATCCCGCGCTAGAAGCCAGGTTGTTGCGTTTACATCGGCGCATTGTGGAGTCGCAAACGAAAACGCGAAATGTTCTTGCCCTCGTCGCT contains the following coding sequences:
- a CDS encoding TetR/AcrR family transcriptional regulator, producing MARIRNQEAYHDTRSKLLNVGMNLIRAGSYESVGINDVLRASGVPKGSFYHYFQSKEEFGLEVANHYHDQQLQTAKHVLQNSTQPPFERLITFFRLAYKDFEARGFSHGCLMCNLSTELADQTPAFRALLKKHWHALCTQIASCIKGMDKSELGLEHLSDAEAGDWLLNSWSGALTRMKAVGNGEPLRLFVKTTFNEVI
- a CDS encoding RNA polymerase sigma factor; translation: MNDALGVLIEGAKDGDAVALEAVVREVQDKVYRLAIRMLANPDDALEATQEVLITVITKLSTFEGRSSFDTWVYRVAVNYLLDEKKAQVKRACLSFEEFREDLHSDLVSDPTPSDEEGLLLSELRISCTMAMLLCLDLKHRIAYVLGDVFEFDHSEAAEILSISKVNFRQRLSRARSQVVAFTSAHCGVANENAKCSCPRRLPAALNLGRINKERLVYAQNYGASYEDVMNQARAVEKSLRALILQRSIPVLNCPEDLGVMLADIVSG